The following nucleotide sequence is from Cicer arietinum cultivar CDC Frontier isolate Library 1 chromosome 2, Cicar.CDCFrontier_v2.0, whole genome shotgun sequence.
agctaagttaaatttattttcctgTTTTTTCTATCGAATTCTACGCAGAAGTCGTTCAATAATTGAACACAAGATAAAATGCTTAGCTACAGGATACCTTGCGTAATTCAGATGGAGCTGGTGCAAAGGCTTGCATTTGCTGCTCAGATGGAAGAGCTGCAAATATAGGCACAACTAGAAGCTTCCGACTTCCTTCAGGTATCTTTGTAAGACGCTCATTGATAAGCCTTTCAACAGCTTCAATATCTTCTTGCCCATTAAGAAATACTAATATATCACCGGGGCCTCCCCTAAATGAACCTATAACATAAAAAACATATGACTTAAAGTAACAATGATATCAACTTTTTCTCAGACATCACTACAGtgttatcatatatatatatataagcagaGATATGCCTGAATGACTGATGTAATGCGCAAACATGAATGAAAAATAAGATATGCACGAGGAATGAAGCAATATATCATTGCATACATGGAACCACTGTTCACAGACTGATATGCATTAGGATATAAAGatctcataaaataaaataaatttcaaaccacACTAGTAAATTAAATGGACTGATTAAACCAATTACCTGGAAAATCGTTATCAAGGCAGCATCTAGATAGTCTGTTTCTGCATGGCgagtataaaatatatctacCGGGAACTGTCTCCCTTGGATGTGAACAGCTTTAGCACCACCAAAGTACTCAGAAAAAGTGCAGGCATCAAGACTTGCAGACATGATAATTACCTTCAACGGAGAACTCTTATCGTGGTGGTCTTTCTTAAGAAAACTGTCATTGTGACCATTGTCTTTATCCAACGACATGAAACCATTCACAATTAAGAAGAGTGAGGCATACATGTATCTCAGGGAGGACTGGGAGTACGTGAAGTAACAAAGAGGCATACGCGTATCCAAAGAAATGTATATGATGCACAGATACACAAATGGTCTCCGAATTGCCGCTCCAAAAAAGAGATGGACCGAGGGTAATTCGGAGGCCATTTGTGTATTTGTGCATCATATACATTTCTTTGGATTATATATCTTCCTATGGACATCCAAACAAAATTACCCATCCTCTCATTAGCCGGTCATATAGAAAATTCATTGGTTACAATTATATTGGTTGAACACTATAGCAAAGAAGGATTATAAAACTTAACTTGTGTTTGAAAGTATATTTAATTGATCATGATATACAAGTCATTGATAAAATCCAACCTATACAAATCTCACTGACTAAATATCAGAGACAACTGTTACACTGgatattattaagaaaaaaattgattgaattaTTCTACCATACGACTATTACCCAGAAAATTAACAATACAACTCATCAGCTTCAAAAGCATTTAGTCAAGGAACAGGAGGAACCGGAACAATTCCCAGTTTTCTGCGAACATCTTCCAAATCTTCATGAAAATGCTGCTCATAATATACACACATGAGATCAGTGCACTGCGTGCCAGCACGAACAGCCCAGGGAAAGTAGTGCTGATAAAACAATTTTCTCTGTTTTTCGCTGAATCTTGTTGTGCCCCCTATGACAGACATCATGCACATAGGAAGATACATCTGTCGAAACTCAATTACCTTCAGTGCCGACTCCCCAATCAAGTTAGTAGGAAGGTCAAAAAGAGTATGCCAGAAATCATGGACTTCACGAGCTCGCATGGCAACATAGGCCAGCTCATCTGTATCCATGAACCTCACAGGAGGTCGATCATCTGGCGAAAAGTTCCTGGATCCCATAAATCTAGCATAGGCGGCACCAAATGTATTTTCTGGCAGGTCCCAAGCATGTCCTACATTTGCAAATATAACACGAGGGCGCTCCAACAGTACTGCCTGTCAAACAAGATTTTTGAAGTTATAACCCTTCAATCTGAAGATGCcttaatttaatgtaaaaagTTTAAACGTGTCCAAAGTGCATTAACTGCATGTTGGTTGGCATAAGATAGAAGTGTGCATATGTAAGTcagaaattacaaaataatataaatataatataacttGTCTAGTCACTATAGAACTTCGAGAGCAATCCCAAAAAACGACAAAAACTTCATCCCTAACGATCATAAAAACAACAGAAGATGTTTATGTTGGGAAGACATCTCCTGAGCTCTATAAACAGGTAAAACTACGGTCACTCAGTATCAATTTATAGTTTCAAACTGATCTGAACAAAAAACAACAGAACAAGAGGAATAAAAAATGAGGCTGTCATACAACAACACGCTATTacacaaaaaatacataattcaCATCAAACTGTAGTCCCACATCTTGATAAAACAGATATTCATCAATGCAATTTCCACATCTTTCCCAATACATGTATTCAAGAAACGAAGCAATAATCATCCTTGGATGCGGTCTAGAGTTTTGAAATTCGACTAATTGGTGACGACACATAATATTCCCAAAGGAACCAAGACTGTCTAAAATTCCTTTCTCATGTCGGCATTGTCTTCTGAGTAGTCGCGGAATGTTTCACATTCACAATTACAACACATTGTTACTGACTTACTGCCTAGAATCCCCCTTTCATCACAACAATAGTGGGTTATTATTTGGAGATTAAGTGACCTttgtaaatcaattttatacaGACATCCAATGAGAACTCATTATTTTTCCACCtcatattattacttttaatatttagttacaAGATTGGCCTGACAATTGACATATCAAAATAGTGACTTCTCATTGGATGTAAGTGTAAAGTTGGTTTACATACACAATGCATCACCTTT
It contains:
- the LOC140919298 gene encoding pre-mRNA-splicing factor ATP-dependent RNA helicase DEAH10-like, with amino-acid sequence MASELPSVHLFFGAAIRRPFVYLCIIYISLDTRMPLCYFTYSQSSLRYMYASLFLIVNGFMSLDKDNGHNDSFLKKDHHDKSSPLKVIIMSASLDACTFSEYFGGAKAVHIQGRQFPVDIFYTRHAETDYLDAALITIFQVHLGEAPVIY
- the LOC101502607 gene encoding ubiquinone biosynthesis protein COQ4 homolog, mitochondrial-like, which produces MVGGGRIKLKTWQQAAVALGSAVGALLDPRRADLIAALGETTGKPAFERVLQRMKTSPEGRAVLLERPRVIFANVGHAWDLPENTFGAAYARFMGSRNFSPDDRPPVRFMDTDELAYVAMRAREVHDFWHTLFDLPTNLIGESALKVIEFRQMYLPMCMMSVIGGTTRFSEKQRKLFYQHYFPWAVRAGTQCTDLMCVYYEQHFHEDLEDVRRKLGIVPVPPVP